Proteins encoded in a region of the Candidatus Nitrosomarinus catalina genome:
- a CDS encoding resolvase, which produces MNNNLKSITIMKLKKEMKKTNHKNAAKTRRQRGYQWEDTIVKRFKKTEKWKAFRLGSPSIALPDVLAVNTEKSTIFTIEAKSGTSTTLPVPADQIERCLEWIKTFDIYKNKQVLLAFKFLSKKRVDVGVYQNRELREFFKIWDEKLEICDCVCTYDGKIYSKINGVKKELALKECKMPFKTKQRSSA; this is translated from the coding sequence ATGAATAACAATCTAAAATCAATTACTATTATGAAACTAAAAAAAGAAATGAAGAAAACTAATCATAAAAATGCAGCAAAAACAAGAAGGCAAAGAGGCTATCAATGGGAAGATACAATTGTAAAGAGATTCAAAAAAACTGAAAAGTGGAAGGCTTTCAGATTAGGATCTCCCAGTATTGCATTACCCGATGTATTGGCAGTAAATACAGAAAAAAGTACCATATTCACAATTGAAGCAAAATCGGGAACAAGTACAACACTTCCAGTACCAGCAGATCAAATTGAAAGATGTTTAGAATGGATCAAAACTTTTGACATATACAAAAACAAACAAGTTCTATTAGCATTCAAATTTTTATCTAAAAAACGAGTAGATGTAGGAGTTTATCAAAACAGGGAATTAAGAGAATTTTTTAAAATTTGGGATGAAAAATTAGAGATTTGTGACTGTGTTTGTACATATGATGGAAAAATTTATTCAAAAATTAATGGTGTAAAAAAAGAATTAGCACTCAAAGAATGCAAAATGCCATTTAAAACAAAACAAAGATCTAGTGCCTAA
- a CDS encoding thiolase C-terminal domain-containing protein produces MNKVGIVGYGNTPFTKDEDKIESILHKSANQLFKKNPEIDKKQIDAVLVSTNNNSKYLSPILSEMVGIQPKIAHSIESLCNSGTNSIVSAFSYISSGLANMVLVSGAERFDSPGQILEWDNSRGEFKHPIFWASIFSKSYKQKFNVSEEDLAIVSVKNHKQAQKNPNALSKKTYSVEDVINSKKLTEDLRLLDCSRPCSGGASIVLASEEISKKITDTPIWISGIGQKTTSAGFTKNESLFSMNSSKQASESALKMANKNISQVDVAEIHDAFSVCEPMALESMGFTNQGEGMSLVKNLHETNNFKINSRGGLIGCGHPLGATGISQTIEIVQQLQQSAEGRQVDKPEIGLVHNMSAAATSSTVLVLEK; encoded by the coding sequence ATGAATAAAGTTGGAATAGTAGGATACGGAAATACACCATTTACAAAAGATGAAGATAAAATTGAATCTATTTTACATAAATCTGCAAATCAACTTTTTAAAAAAAATCCAGAAATTGATAAAAAACAGATTGATGCAGTACTGGTTTCAACAAACAACAATTCAAAATATCTGTCACCCATTTTATCAGAAATGGTGGGAATTCAACCAAAAATAGCCCATTCTATAGAAAGTCTGTGCAATTCAGGCACAAACTCAATAGTTTCAGCATTTTCGTATATTTCATCAGGATTAGCAAATATGGTTCTTGTTTCAGGTGCAGAAAGATTTGATAGTCCAGGTCAGATACTTGAATGGGATAATTCTAGAGGAGAGTTCAAACATCCAATATTTTGGGCATCAATTTTTTCCAAATCCTATAAGCAAAAATTTAATGTTTCAGAAGAGGATCTCGCAATTGTTTCAGTAAAAAATCATAAACAAGCACAGAAAAATCCTAATGCATTATCAAAAAAAACATACTCAGTTGAGGATGTAATTAATTCTAAAAAATTAACAGAAGATTTAAGATTATTAGATTGTTCTAGACCATGTTCTGGTGGGGCATCAATTGTATTAGCATCAGAAGAAATATCTAAAAAAATTACAGATACGCCAATATGGATTAGTGGGATTGGGCAAAAAACAACCTCTGCAGGGTTTACTAAAAATGAATCACTATTTTCAATGAATTCAAGTAAACAAGCAAGTGAATCTGCACTAAAAATGGCAAATAAAAATATCTCACAAGTGGATGTTGCTGAAATTCATGATGCATTTTCAGTTTGTGAACCAATGGCACTAGAATCTATGGGATTTACAAATCAAGGAGAAGGTATGAGTTTAGTTAAAAATTTACACGAGACAAATAATTTTAAAATAAATTCACGTGGAGGGTTAATTGGTTGTGGACATCCATTAGGAGCTACGGGAATATCTCAAACAATTGAAATTGTACAACAATTACAACAATCAGCAGAAGGAAGACAAGTAGATAAACCAGAAATTGGACTAGTACACAATATGTCAGCTGCAGCAACGTCATCAACAGTATTGGTTTTAGAAAAATGA
- a CDS encoding LLM class flavin-dependent oxidoreductase, which translates to MRIACSLGSLLSVEEVLHCSKSISNSKIDSIWIPETWGMENFSTMSAVASNTESQKIGSSIINIYSRSPSTIAMGAATVDILSKGRLILGLGTSSMPIVEDFHGYKFSNPVQRMKEYVEIIRLALSKKQMNYSGKIFQLNNFTLLIEPKRKSIPIYLAAINEKMVNLTWEIADGVIFYLRPLEELKETITKMQSKKRIDVACQIITCVSEDSENAILRAKKTLAFYVSVGDIYREFLSKNGFQNETKNIFEEFKNSGFKSNHELVTDKMLNSLCIAGNPNESKKQLQKFKDSGIDLPIIQFNPIGDTKKSFSLLKKTFLEN; encoded by the coding sequence ATGCGTATAGCGTGCAGTTTAGGCTCATTACTATCAGTTGAAGAAGTTTTACACTGTTCAAAATCCATATCGAATTCAAAAATTGATTCAATATGGATTCCAGAAACCTGGGGAATGGAAAATTTTTCAACTATGTCTGCAGTGGCAAGTAACACAGAGAGTCAAAAAATAGGCTCATCAATAATCAACATCTATTCGAGAAGTCCATCAACAATTGCAATGGGTGCCGCTACAGTAGATATTTTATCAAAAGGGCGATTAATTTTGGGATTAGGTACAAGTAGTATGCCCATAGTTGAAGATTTTCATGGATACAAGTTTTCTAACCCAGTTCAAAGAATGAAAGAATATGTAGAAATCATTAGATTGGCATTATCAAAAAAACAGATGAATTATTCAGGTAAAATATTTCAATTAAATAATTTCACATTATTAATCGAACCAAAAAGAAAATCAATTCCAATATATCTTGCAGCAATTAATGAAAAAATGGTTAATTTAACTTGGGAAATTGCAGATGGAGTAATTTTCTATTTGAGACCGCTAGAAGAGTTGAAAGAGACAATTACAAAAATGCAATCAAAAAAAAGAATTGATGTTGCATGTCAAATTATTACATGTGTATCTGAAGATTCAGAAAATGCAATTTTAAGAGCAAAAAAAACACTTGCATTTTATGTTTCAGTAGGTGACATCTATAGAGAATTTTTATCTAAAAATGGATTTCAAAATGAAACAAAAAATATTTTTGAAGAATTTAAAAATTCAGGATTCAAATCAAATCATGAATTGGTTACAGATAAGATGTTGAATTCACTATGCATTGCAGGAAATCCAAATGAAAGCAAAAAACAATTACAAAAATTCAAAGATTCAGGAATAGATTTACCAATAATTCAGTTCAACCCAATTGGGGATACTAAAAAATCATTTTCATTATTGAAAAAAACATTTTTGGAGAATTAG
- a CDS encoding nucleotidyltransferase family protein, which translates to MKAIILAGGRGKRLKPVTDYVPKPLVPIKNIPIIEWQIRYLKKFGINEVIICTGYKADMIESYLSMKKLGLKIKFSIEKTPLGTGGAIKKAGKLINEKSFFVINGDTITNIDLDKLASKKNAIAAIELRTKYGILETESDKIINFKEKKEITDMWMNAGIYHLQKDILKKLPIKGDIEKTVFPDYAKKGLLNTIKFKNVEWFSVDSFKDMEECSERVEKIIK; encoded by the coding sequence ATGAAGGCAATTATTTTAGCAGGAGGTAGAGGAAAAAGACTAAAGCCAGTTACAGATTATGTTCCAAAACCACTAGTTCCAATAAAAAATATTCCAATTATTGAATGGCAAATAAGATATTTGAAGAAATTTGGTATTAATGAAGTCATTATTTGTACAGGTTACAAGGCAGATATGATTGAAAGTTATTTGAGTATGAAAAAATTAGGATTAAAAATTAAATTTTCAATAGAAAAAACTCCACTAGGTACAGGCGGTGCAATTAAAAAAGCAGGCAAATTAATTAACGAAAAATCTTTTTTTGTAATTAATGGTGATACCATTACAAATATTGACTTAGATAAACTAGCAAGTAAGAAAAATGCAATTGCTGCCATTGAACTAAGAACAAAATATGGTATTTTAGAAACAGAATCAGACAAAATTATTAATTTTAAAGAGAAAAAAGAAATCACAGATATGTGGATGAATGCAGGAATTTACCATCTCCAAAAGGACATTCTGAAAAAATTACCAATTAAAGGAGACATAGAGAAAACAGTTTTTCCAGATTATGCAAAAAAGGGATTACTAAATACAATAAAATTTAAAAATGTAGAATGGTTTTCTGTGGACTCATTCAAAGACATGGAAGAATGTTCTGAAAGAGTAGAAAAAATAATTAAATAA
- a CDS encoding 5-(carboxyamino)imidazole ribonucleotide synthase, with amino-acid sequence MAKILGIIGGGQLGMMLTEAAKKMPEHISKVIVLDPNENCSASLVGAEQIVADFKDKDSIINLANQVDIITYEIESGDSDVLKSVENKAEINPSPETLKTIQDKFLQKTFLQNHNIPVPEFIKVNNIEEVKEGLKKFGYPALLKARRDAYDGKGNFKIDSEKEIQTAYDYFKGQKLMLEKFVPFKMEVSVIASRNTKGEIKTYPLVENIHEKNILRETIAPSRTSNEVSEKAGKIASNTMDVLKGAGVFGIEMFVTQDDEIVINEIAPRVHNSGHHTLQSSETSQFEQHLRAILGLDLGSTKLLHNTIMYNILGNLDFQGEYKKIEISEKNIYLKMYEKKISKPLRKLGHLNIIGFEKQSIDELLTQLEKIKGSVEVESI; translated from the coding sequence ATGGCAAAAATTTTGGGCATTATCGGAGGAGGTCAATTAGGAATGATGCTTACTGAAGCTGCAAAAAAAATGCCTGAGCACATATCAAAAGTAATAGTTTTAGATCCAAATGAAAATTGTTCGGCATCCCTAGTTGGAGCAGAGCAAATAGTGGCAGATTTTAAAGACAAAGACTCAATCATCAACCTAGCAAACCAAGTGGATATCATTACATATGAAATTGAATCAGGAGATAGTGATGTATTAAAATCCGTTGAAAATAAGGCTGAGATCAACCCATCTCCAGAAACTCTAAAAACTATTCAAGATAAATTTTTACAAAAAACATTTTTGCAAAATCATAATATTCCAGTTCCAGAATTTATCAAAGTTAATAACATTGAAGAAGTCAAAGAAGGATTGAAAAAATTTGGGTATCCAGCATTACTGAAAGCCAGAAGAGATGCATATGATGGAAAAGGTAATTTCAAAATAGACTCAGAAAAGGAGATTCAAACAGCATATGATTATTTTAAAGGACAAAAACTCATGTTAGAAAAATTTGTCCCATTTAAAATGGAAGTATCAGTTATAGCATCAAGAAATACTAAAGGAGAAATTAAGACATATCCATTAGTTGAGAATATACATGAAAAAAATATTCTTCGAGAAACAATTGCACCATCTAGAACATCAAATGAAGTTTCAGAAAAAGCTGGAAAAATAGCCAGTAATACAATGGATGTTTTGAAAGGTGCCGGAGTATTTGGAATAGAAATGTTTGTGACTCAAGATGATGAAATAGTAATTAACGAAATAGCACCAAGAGTTCATAATTCTGGTCATCACACATTGCAGTCAAGTGAAACATCTCAATTTGAACAGCATTTACGTGCAATTTTAGGATTGGATTTAGGAAGTACAAAATTACTTCACAACACAATAATGTACAACATTTTAGGGAATTTAGATTTTCAAGGAGAATATAAAAAAATAGAAATTTCTGAAAAGAATATTTATCTAAAAATGTATGAAAAGAAAATTTCTAAACCTCTAAGAAAACTGGGTCATTTAAACATCATTGGATTTGAGAAACAGTCAATAGATGAATTACTTACACAACTAGAAAAAATCAAGGGTAGTGTAGAGGTAGAATCAATATAA
- the fldA gene encoding flavodoxin FldA: MAGPHAHDDDKAHEVIPTDAPTAEIGLYFGTQTGKTEQVCGIIKNELGDVVSEAVDVSEGDLEHFPNLKGIICGIPTWNTGAEELRSGTNWDNILEKIGELDLKDKPVAIFGLGDSVGYGEDFVDAMEELHRFFEKSGAKMVGYVPLDDYAFVSSRCLIPHLNEISKPEDGEKFCGLPVDEDSENEKTEDRVKNWCAQLKSEMGL, encoded by the coding sequence ATGGCTGGACCACATGCACACGATGATGATAAAGCACATGAGGTAATACCAACAGACGCACCAACAGCAGAAATTGGCCTATATTTTGGAACACAAACTGGTAAAACAGAGCAAGTATGTGGAATTATAAAAAATGAATTAGGCGATGTTGTTTCAGAGGCTGTAGATGTTTCTGAAGGAGATTTAGAACATTTTCCAAATCTTAAGGGAATAATCTGCGGTATCCCAACTTGGAACACCGGAGCTGAAGAATTAAGATCTGGAACAAATTGGGACAATATCTTAGAAAAAATAGGTGAATTGGATCTCAAAGACAAACCTGTTGCAATCTTTGGTTTGGGTGATTCTGTTGGATATGGAGAAGATTTTGTTGATGCCATGGAAGAATTACATCGATTCTTTGAAAAATCAGGTGCCAAAATGGTGGGATATGTTCCCCTTGATGACTATGCCTTTGTATCTTCAAGATGTTTAATTCCCCATCTTAACGAAATTTCCAAACCAGAAGATGGTGAAAAATTTTGTGGCCTTCCCGTAGATGAGGATAGTGAAAACGAAAAAACTGAAGACCGCGTTAAAAATTGGTGTGCTCAATTAAAATCAGAAATGGGATTATAA
- the ilvA gene encoding threonine ammonia-lyase: protein MNPTYDEILKANTLRGNVIRKTPLIHSPTFSDLTNSEIFLKEEFRQKTGSFKIRGAYYKIKSLSDDEKKHGVVAASAGNHAQGVALASSLENISCTIVMPKNASPAKVAATRGYGANVILEGVNYDESYSKAKEISESTGAALIQAFDDPQIIAAQGVIGLEILEDLPDVEEIYLPIGGGGLAAGTVIAIKEKNPNIKVIGVQSKSFPSMYESVKQNTRTLTGGERTIADGISVKMPGEITFNIIKELMDEIVLVDDDEITKAMFLLMERMKFVVEPAGAVGLAYLLSKKPSPGKKVVAVLAGGNVDMYLLGQIVDKGLAAMSRLLKLSVLLPDRPGAFKEIVDIITLANANIVEVVHDRLSSDVNAGSASVTLNLETQGKEQAQSLIKSLEEKNVKFKLLT from the coding sequence ATGAATCCAACATACGATGAAATACTAAAAGCAAATACATTACGAGGAAATGTAATTAGAAAAACACCTTTAATTCATTCACCAACATTTAGTGATTTAACAAATTCAGAAATTTTCCTAAAAGAAGAATTTAGACAAAAAACAGGATCATTTAAGATCAGGGGAGCATATTATAAAATTAAATCATTATCAGATGATGAAAAAAAGCACGGAGTTGTAGCTGCATCAGCAGGAAATCACGCACAAGGGGTTGCGTTAGCATCTTCATTAGAAAATATATCATGTACAATTGTTATGCCAAAAAATGCATCCCCTGCAAAAGTTGCTGCAACTAGAGGATACGGAGCAAATGTAATTTTAGAAGGAGTAAACTATGATGAATCATATTCTAAGGCAAAAGAAATTTCTGAAAGCACTGGTGCTGCATTAATACAAGCTTTTGATGACCCTCAAATAATAGCAGCACAAGGAGTAATTGGATTAGAAATATTAGAAGACTTACCAGATGTTGAAGAAATTTATCTACCAATAGGTGGTGGCGGTCTGGCAGCAGGAACTGTAATTGCAATTAAAGAAAAAAATCCAAATATCAAAGTCATAGGAGTTCAGTCAAAATCATTTCCATCCATGTATGAGTCTGTAAAACAAAATACACGAACATTGACTGGTGGAGAAAGAACAATTGCAGATGGCATATCTGTAAAAATGCCTGGAGAAATAACTTTCAACATAATCAAAGAACTGATGGATGAAATTGTATTAGTAGATGATGATGAAATTACAAAAGCTATGTTCCTATTAATGGAAAGAATGAAATTTGTGGTTGAACCTGCAGGAGCAGTAGGGCTTGCATATCTACTATCAAAAAAACCTTCACCTGGAAAAAAAGTAGTAGCAGTATTAGCAGGAGGTAATGTAGACATGTATCTATTAGGTCAGATTGTAGATAAAGGACTTGCAGCAATGAGCAGATTGTTGAAACTATCAGTTTTGTTGCCTGACAGACCAGGAGCATTTAAAGAAATTGTAGATATTATCACTTTAGCTAATGCAAATATTGTGGAAGTGGTTCATGATAGATTAAGTTCAGATGTAAATGCAGGTTCTGCATCTGTCACGCTTAATTTAGAAACACAAGGAAAAGAACAAGCACAATCATTAATCAAATCTCTAGAAGAGAAAAATGTTAAATTCAAATTATTGACATAA
- a CDS encoding adenylate/guanylate cyclase domain-containing protein — MSENINEKNDNRVVDMLLSRNVEAAVDSESMILETQKRVWGALKKGYEYSGVHDESEDFLRKNVFSKLDMMVLYVDLVGSTKMALEMPSDKIATIISSFAQEMAAVIRQHHGYVLKFVGDAVIGYFVAESNSLLTADNAVNCAKSMNTVIQKGINPILDQYDYPDLMVKIGVDFGQNIVVRYGADEQHSHVDLMGPAMNIAAKIQSMAKPNQILIGSDVCKRLHPNSQKDFQQMIWKNDEWNYRSRHTGEIYEVFEFKG, encoded by the coding sequence ATGAGTGAAAATATTAATGAAAAAAATGACAATCGAGTAGTAGATATGCTTCTAAGCCGAAATGTGGAGGCAGCTGTAGATTCTGAAAGTATGATTCTGGAAACTCAAAAACGTGTTTGGGGAGCTTTGAAAAAAGGGTATGAGTATTCAGGAGTACATGATGAATCTGAAGATTTTCTTAGAAAAAATGTATTTTCAAAACTAGATATGATGGTGTTGTACGTGGATTTAGTTGGTTCAACAAAGATGGCTTTAGAGATGCCTTCAGATAAAATTGCCACTATAATTAGCTCTTTTGCACAAGAAATGGCAGCTGTAATTCGTCAACATCATGGATATGTTTTAAAATTTGTAGGTGATGCAGTTATTGGGTATTTTGTTGCAGAATCAAATTCATTACTTACTGCAGACAATGCAGTTAATTGTGCAAAATCCATGAATACTGTTATTCAAAAGGGAATAAACCCAATACTTGATCAATATGATTATCCAGATTTAATGGTAAAAATTGGTGTTGATTTTGGTCAAAATATTGTAGTTAGATATGGTGCTGATGAACAACATTCTCATGTTGATTTAATGGGACCTGCTATGAACATAGCTGCAAAAATTCAATCTATGGCAAAACCCAATCAAATTTTAATCGGTTCTGATGTTTGTAAAAGATTACATCCAAATTCTCAAAAAGATTTCCAACAAATGATTTGGAAAAATGACGAATGGAATTATCGTTCAAGACATACAGGAGAAATCTATGAAGTTTTTGAATTCAAGGGATGA
- a CDS encoding VOC family protein: MAVQDLDKSIQFYNEIIGLPIKDQRKTWVDLGTSGALLSLHPASSTAEHAGDSIDNGISIGFLVGDLKSAIEELKTKGVTVHRDIMEKEVGKNAVILDPDKYMISLFEPNFDDKDQQTSGYVGFTPA; encoded by the coding sequence TTGGCAGTCCAAGATTTAGACAAGTCAATACAATTCTACAATGAAATAATTGGTCTTCCAATTAAAGACCAAAGAAAAACATGGGTAGATTTAGGTACATCCGGAGCTTTGTTGAGTTTACATCCTGCATCGTCAACTGCAGAACATGCAGGAGATTCCATAGATAATGGAATAAGTATTGGATTTCTAGTAGGAGATTTGAAATCTGCCATAGAAGAACTAAAAACAAAAGGTGTTACAGTTCATCGAGACATTATGGAAAAAGAAGTAGGCAAAAATGCAGTAATATTGGATCCAGACAAATACATGATTTCATTGTTTGAACCCAATTTTGACGACAAAGATCAACAAACTAGTGGATATGTTGGATTTACGCCAGCTTAG
- a CDS encoding Lrp/AsnC ligand binding domain-containing protein, which yields MVKAIILVKSPKKLIAVKLRKLTKVSNSFPTSGQFDAVAIIDVQELIEIKEVANQIQKISGVERTETMVEVQ from the coding sequence TTGGTAAAAGCAATAATTTTAGTGAAATCTCCAAAAAAATTGATTGCGGTTAAATTAAGAAAATTAACAAAAGTTTCAAACTCATTTCCAACAAGCGGACAATTTGATGCGGTTGCAATTATCGATGTCCAAGAATTGATTGAAATTAAAGAAGTGGCAAATCAAATTCAAAAAATTAGTGGCGTTGAAAGAACTGAAACAATGGTTGAAGTTCAATAA
- a CDS encoding cob(I)yrinic acid a,c-diamide adenosyltransferase, translated as MKIYTKTGDDGNTGLQGDFRIAKSHPRILAYGTVDEANATIGVVLSNTLDDDVRVVLNTIQNELFLLGSDLSNQNLNDLKNRISLDMVEKLEKIIDKFELELPPITNFILPGGNVAAAQIHQVRTIVRRAETLVVQLSDKDEINSNCIKYLNRLSDLMFVMGRLINKRNGIEDIIWKP; from the coding sequence ATGAAAATATATACAAAAACTGGAGATGATGGAAATACGGGTTTACAGGGGGACTTTAGAATTGCAAAATCACATCCACGTATTCTTGCATATGGTACAGTAGATGAAGCTAATGCTACAATTGGAGTTGTCTTAAGCAATACATTGGATGATGACGTACGTGTAGTTTTGAATACTATTCAAAATGAATTATTTTTACTAGGTTCAGATTTATCCAATCAAAATCTCAATGATTTGAAGAATAGGATTTCATTAGACATGGTTGAAAAATTAGAAAAGATTATTGATAAATTTGAATTGGAATTGCCACCCATCACAAATTTCATTTTACCTGGAGGAAATGTTGCAGCTGCTCAAATCCATCAAGTAAGAACCATTGTTCGTAGAGCAGAAACGCTGGTAGTTCAATTGAGCGATAAAGATGAAATTAATTCTAATTGCATCAAATATCTCAATAGATTATCAGATCTAATGTTTGTAATGGGTCGTTTAATCAATAAACGAAACGGTATCGAAGATATTATTTGGAAACCATAA
- a CDS encoding HD domain-containing protein has product MILDFLKNSANLKTISRQGWIDKLSIKNPESVADHSYSMAIMAMIISDLKNYDSEKILKMTLLHDLAESKIGDITPEQMTAENKMKIENEAFAEIINQLPETIKSQYHEIWKEYQNNSSKESLFVHQIDKLEMALQAKIYQKNGKTLEDIEPFLESAKRSLTDEKLKELFTKIIGEK; this is encoded by the coding sequence ATGATTTTAGATTTTTTAAAAAATTCTGCAAATCTTAAAACAATATCTCGACAGGGATGGATAGATAAATTATCTATAAAAAATCCTGAATCAGTGGCTGATCATAGCTATTCCATGGCAATTATGGCCATGATAATTTCAGATTTAAAAAATTATGATTCCGAAAAAATTCTTAAAATGACATTACTGCATGATTTGGCAGAATCAAAAATTGGCGATATTACTCCTGAACAAATGACTGCAGAAAATAAGATGAAAATTGAAAACGAAGCATTTGCTGAAATAATCAATCAGTTGCCTGAGACAATAAAATCTCAATATCATGAAATTTGGAAAGAATATCAAAATAACAGTTCAAAGGAATCTTTGTTTGTTCATCAAATAGATAAATTAGAAATGGCATTACAAGCAAAAATTTACCAAAAAAACGGCAAAACCCTTGAAGATATTGAACCCTTTTTGGAATCAGCTAAAAGAAGCCTAACTGACGAAAAATTAAAAGAATTATTTACAAAGATTATTGGAGAAAAATAA
- a CDS encoding hydrolase codes for MSETEKDELIDAQKQVIGILFEVIKRLQTNNDLDEEYFQIITDSTKNEKRIKEILDERNENSKIVGRLLEQLEI; via the coding sequence ATGTCTGAAACTGAAAAGGATGAATTAATTGATGCACAAAAGCAAGTAATTGGGATTTTGTTTGAAGTCATTAAAAGATTACAAACCAACAATGATCTGGATGAAGAATATTTTCAAATCATTACAGATTCGACAAAAAATGAAAAAAGAATTAAAGAGATATTGGACGAAAGAAATGAAAATTCAAAAATTGTTGGTAGATTGTTAGAACAATTAGAAATTTAA
- a CDS encoding CFI-box-CTERM domain-containing protein has protein sequence MNMLFIITIMAVAMIGTITVHQVYAVEEDIEEVTPLTINSLEVYEDADYSRYRVTGDAPVSTEITFKTTKPDGLDGNYPGSIDTSKSAYIVDNKIDFTNNLVYGTWTLEVCAPEYDMCVQELFTIDEPVPPSNGDETQMEMVSNETSVEEGGGCLIATATYGSEMSQQVQQLRELRDNQLLQTESGKQFMGAFNDVYYSFSPVIADYERENPLFKEAVKIAITPMISTLSLMENAESESEVLSIGISIIALNLGMYLGVPVIVVVGIRKIK, from the coding sequence ATGAACATGTTATTCATCATTACAATAATGGCAGTTGCCATGATTGGAACAATCACAGTACACCAAGTATATGCAGTTGAAGAAGATATAGAAGAAGTAACTCCATTGACAATTAACAGTTTAGAAGTCTATGAAGATGCAGATTATTCTAGGTATCGTGTTACTGGAGATGCACCTGTATCTACTGAAATTACATTTAAAACTACAAAACCAGATGGTTTAGATGGAAATTATCCTGGTAGTATAGATACAAGTAAATCTGCATACATTGTGGATAACAAAATTGATTTCACAAATAATTTAGTTTATGGAACTTGGACTCTAGAAGTTTGTGCACCTGAATATGATATGTGTGTACAAGAATTATTCACAATTGATGAACCTGTTCCTCCATCTAATGGTGATGAAACTCAAATGGAAATGGTTTCAAATGAAACATCTGTTGAAGAAGGTGGAGGTTGTCTAATTGCAACAGCAACATACGGTTCTGAAATGTCGCAACAAGTTCAGCAACTCAGAGAACTACGAGACAATCAATTACTACAAACAGAATCCGGAAAACAATTCATGGGAGCATTCAACGACGTCTACTATTCATTCTCACCAGTTATAGCAGATTATGAAAGAGAAAATCCTCTTTTCAAAGAAGCAGTAAAGATTGCAATCACTCCGATGATTTCTACTTTATCTCTAATGGAAAATGCTGAATCAGAATCAGAAGTTTTGAGTATTGGAATTTCAATAATTGCACTAAACCTTGGAATGTATCTTGGAGTTCCAGTTATTGTTGTAGTTGGAATTAGAAAAATCAAATAA